In Leishmania panamensis strain MHOM/PA/94/PSC-1 chromosome 6 sequence, the following proteins share a genomic window:
- a CDS encoding hypothetical protein (TriTrypDB/GeneDB-style sysID: LpmP.06.0460) has translation MHTPEPRLRHSGGGVASPTPHVSSSNATPTPRAGFLRRGGSDMLHDAIAAGPSVLFDEETGTAVAVCASPQLSQLTQKQQLYAGQTRLPRQRPRFHTVQDLDVALNQAIEGKITSRNAWASKEASDLLEGITHTIETTLDAASTDDYSGFAKAATVVEGCSKVWTSRVDSTYQRSNQMVQRLLRKDDASGKPPTGDGDDGEEEDGEEGDVQRRPKSRSRSVAAASASAAATRTLAMEATEINLDSKSRTALTQTGVNAQFRAITSKFDQGNAQGLLMNNAPMGRAGNIILDVDYSVMPISAAVSGGSRQGSHRILGTNAPPPSRGSGAEGQENQGEPVAPSRVSQHAAVELDTAVYETVTDLPPYRGMMAAVSPTDQLRSARDSESFPQTCDSTGDARGSQASAIDPLLLLPHVSPRKQEVSDFARLSLKSNTCEGYNSSGTAAEGTSEGRSRITSHSDWTVPATAGGDAVKSPYDSQQEQEVEGEFATRGSGDNNGADGDDTDFGDWGGAGDDDDGSGYNNMADISARTGSDGADRGAEARRLVSGTAEMELIDTLFHGHTQLALEAEDPTSWCPLSEVSANPLVGVQGLSELSRLHREHRFAQSQKGTGSDDAARNWNSGERGSNLSSSVGLQLEPPSKRGRRERTVVFQLPQSPSCGQGAGTSGAASVTSTFATEAKVLLDDSALRQATTAARNITPLGKQLLLAKNAAQEVLAYTQSAVQRTKAEQAGLVLPEAPIPGKTIPSYMPFPVHTQDYFQPFCTSLAHWNLLRKSATGHLLDSAARARNNEGPSSSSVMAGSSHSGITGDCSSHSGPARRTGGYFSTEALDEDACGGVGVRYGDDNMPVEFFPGGAEVEAQDGGEAGGDYADYAELYGPDDDHSDEEERRYVQGGIRSSADASLIGEIELAAVAAAATTSATASGGSSMRGSGTGSDALLADPLELLKVLSPPEATIPNQVDVVKLRQLMWEALQGHLAANQVEKAVDLETLRTGAAAGTSQTAEEDGGGDTSSRTNRKGAVVKAHAQAALSMIRKRARTADGGEGAQSAACSKNTVADPFFHTESTVTGVAAAAAAAATPAGVAPARFSDIVRSVLPHISAVSSTNTLSPAFFFFSILFLANEHNVVLQSVESLDDLVACGIVGRVGE, from the coding sequence ATGCACACGCCCGAGCCGCGGctccgccacagcggcggcggggtcGCGAGCCCCACACCTCATGTCAGCTCGAGCAACgcaacgccgacgccgcgggCTGGTTTTCTGCGCCGAGGTGGCAGTGACATGCTACACGatgccatcgctgccgggCCGTCCGTCCTGTTTGACGAGGAGACAGGCACGGCCGTGGCCGTCTGTGCCTCTCCGCAGCTCAGCCAGCTCACGCAGAAGCAACAACTGTACGCAGGTCAGACTCGGctgccgcgccagcgcccACGTTTCCACACCGTGCAGGATCTTGACGTTGCGCTGAACCAAGCCATTGAGGGCAAGATCACCAGCCGCAACGCGTGGGCCAGCAAGGAGGCCAGCGACCTCCTGGAGGGCATCACTCACACCATCGAGACGACGCTGGATGCCGCGTCGACTGATGACTACTCTGGCTTCGCTAAGGCAGCAACGGTTGTGGAGGGTTGCTCGAAGGTGTGGACGAGCCGCGTGGACAGCACCTATCAACGGAGCAACCAGATGgtccagcgcctgctgcgcaaAGACGACGCGTCCGGCAAACCGCCGACAGGCGACGGAGACGacggtgaagaagaggatggcgaggagggtgatgtgcagcggcgcccGAAGAGCCGTTCGCGTAGCGTGgccgctgcgtctgcgtctgccgctgccacgcgcACCCTGGCAATGGAGGCTACGGAGATCAATCTGGATAGCAAGAGCCGCACGGCGCTCACGCAGACCGGCGTCAATGCGCAGTTCCGCGCGATTACCTCGAAGTTCGATCAAGGTAACGCGCAGGGACTTCTCATGAACAATGCACCGATGGGCCGGGCCGGCAACATCATCTTAGACGTGGATTACTCTGTCATGCCTATTTCAGCGGCCGTGAGTGGTGGAAGTCGCCAGGGTAGCCACCGCATATTGGGCACCAACGCCCCACCGCCATCGAGGGGCAGTGGTGCAGAAGGCCAGGAGAATCAGGGGGAGCCGGTGGCACCCTCGCGCGTGTCGCAGCACGCCGCTGTTGAGCTCGACACTGCCGTGTACGAGACTGTCACTGATTTGCCCCCGTACCGGGGCATGATGGCAGCTGTGTCGCCTACTGACCAGCTCAGGAGCGCCCGCGACTCCGAGTCCTTCCCGCAGACATGTGACAGCACCGGCGATGCGCGTGGCAGTCAAGCAAGCGCAATCgatccgctgctgctccttccgCACGTCTCACCGCGGAAGCAAGAGGTGAGTGACTTCGCCCGCTTATCGCTCAAGTCCAACACATGTGAGGGctacaacagcagcggcactgccgctgaGGGGACCAGCGAGGGTCGCAGCCGCATAACATCTCACAGTGACTGGACGGTGCCCGCTACTGCTGGTGGCGATGCAGTAAAAAGCCCCTACGACAgccagcaggagcaggaagTCGAGGGTGAGTTTGCCAcccgtggcagcggcgacaacAACGGCGCTGATGGTGATGACACCGACTTCGGTGATtggggtggtgcaggcgacgatgacgatggcAGCGGGTACAACAATATGGCAGACATCAGCGCCCGCACTGGCAGTGACGGTGCCGACCGCGGCGCCGAGGCGCGCCGTCTTGTGTCAGGTACTGCAGAGATGGAGCTGATCGACACTCTTTTCCACGGCCACACCCAGCTGGCTCTTGAGGCAGAGGACCCAACATCGTGGTGCCCGCTGAGCGAGGTCTCTGCGAACCCGCTGGTTGGCGTGCAGGGGCTTTCGGAGCTCTCTCGGCTGCACCGCGAGCACCGCTTTGCACAGTCGCAGAAgggcaccggcagcgatgacgcGGCCCGAAATTGGAATAGTGGCGAGCGTGGAAGCAACTTGAGCAGCTCAGTCGGACTTCAGCTAGAGCCACCGTCAAAGCGCGGGCGCAGGGAGCGCACTGTGGTGTTTCAGCTGCCACAGTCGCCGTCGTGTGGGCAAGGGGCTggcaccagcggcgccgcctccgtgACTTCCACGTTCGCGACGGAGGCGAAGGTACTCCTTGACGacagcgcgctgcgccaggCGACTACCGCCGCTCGCAATATCACCCCGCTTGGCAAGCAGCTCCTCTTGGCGAAGAAtgctgcgcaggaggtgctggccTACACGCAGAGCGCTGTGCAGCGCACCAAGGCGGAGCAGGCGGGGCTGGTGTTACCTGAAGCGCCGATCCCAGGGAAGACGATCCCATCGTACATGCCGTTCCCAGTGCACACGCAAGACTACTTCCAGCCATTCTGCACTTCTCTGGCTCACTGGAATCTGTTGCGCAAGTCCGCGACAGGTCACCTCCTTGACAGCGCCGCACGTGCTCGCAACAACGAAgggccgtcgtcgtcgtccgtGATGGCGGGgagcagccacagcggcatTACTGGTgactgcagcagccacagtgGCCCGGCACGACGCACTGGCGGCTACTTCAGCACCGAAGCTCTGGACGAGGACGCTTGCGGTGGTGTTGGCGTTCGGTACGGCGACGACAACATGCCAGTCGAGTTCTTCCCTGGTggagcggaggtggaggcgcaggaTGGCGGTGAGGCCGGCGGCGACTACGCCGACTACGCCGAGCTCTACGGTCCCGACGACGAccacagcgacgaggaggagcgccgtTACGTGCAGGGTGGCATCCGCAGCTCTGCGGATGCGAGCCTTATCGGAGAGATAGAGCTAGCCGCAGTAGCCGCGGCTGCGACAACATCTGCGACGGCCTCTGGCGGCTCCTCgatgcgcggcagcggcaccggcagtgATGCCCTTCTTGCCGACCCTCTCGAGCTCCTGAAGGTGCTGAGCCCACCCGAGGCGACCATACCGAACCAGGTGGACGTGGTGAAGCTCCGGCAGCTCATGtgggaggcgctgcaggggcATCTGGCGGCGAACcaggtggagaaggccgTTGACCTCGAGACGCtgcgcaccggcgccgccgctgggaCATCGCAGACAGCGGAGGAAGACGGGGGTGGCGACACCTCCTCGCGGACGAACCGCAAGGGAGCGGTGGTAAAGGCGCATGCGCAGGCAGCTCTCAGCATGATTCGAAAGCGTGCACGCACGGCggacggcggcgaaggcgcgCAGTCAGCGGCCTGCAGCAAGAACACCGTAGCGGACCCTTTCTTTCATACAGAGTCGACGGTGactggcgtcgccgccgccgctgctgctgctgcgacgccgGCGGGGGTGGCACCCGCGCGGTTTAGCGACATTGTCCGCTCTGTCCTCCCCCATATCTCAGCCGTGTCGTCTACCAACACTCTTTCAcccgcctttttcttcttctccatccTCTTTCTGGCGAACGAGCACAacgtggtgctgcagagcgTTGAGAGCTTGGATGACTTGGTGGCCTGCGGCATCGTCGGCCGCGTCGGTGAGTGA
- a CDS encoding hypothetical protein (TriTrypDB/GeneDB-style sysID: LpmP.06.0470), giving the protein MSYIPRNHYLVVHDAIRRLLGPNAQLAAFVKAKRAFQCDMLVNDARTDPNELIRAGARCSVGGIGDDAAARAGVAEFARGLQGVLGICDVVTHTRRVDVVFRDRSLIQLALGAAKSDLPYALNTGSDVNQEPDWRLRNRLRISLGYDEELFLAQCTRSVNVAARILEKCAFDSLRHSSMINTNPEMAAMYEASGQQWQAVLPPVTYWQAHCYALMKAYPCRHYQQIVATVEHNYAAYYGEFPMANPYCDGEDLNTIQVVRWLCEAFNAGVAMSRMASARSLVASDEGQTVFPAMGNGDAEKDATIMGNTTDGRSS; this is encoded by the coding sequence ATGTCGTACATCCCCCGTAACCATTATCTCGTCGTCCACGACGCCATTCGAAGGCTTCTCGGCCCCAATGCACAGCTGGCGGCGTTTGTGAAGGCAAAGCGCGCCTTCCAGTGCGACATGCTGGTGAACGACGCTCGCACCGATCCAAACGAGCTCATACGGGCCGGGGCGCGTTGCAGTGTCGGCGGCATaggcgacgacgccgcagccaGGGCTGGTGTGGCTGAGTTTGCGCGTGGGCTGCAGGGAGTGCTGGGCATTTGCGACGTTGTGACCCACACCCGTCGCGTCGACGTCGTCTTTCGCGATCGCAGCCTGATCCAGCTGGCCCTCGGCGCTGCGAAGAGTGACCTTCCCTACGCACTGAACACCGGCTCGGACGTCAATCAAGAGCCGGACTGGCGCCTGCGCAATCGACTTCGCATCTCCCTTGGGTACGACGAGGAGCTCTTCCTCGCGCAATGTACCCGTAGCGTGAACGTGGCGGCGCGCATCTTGGAGAAGTGTGCCTTCGACTCTCTTCGCCACTCCTCCATGATCAATACGAACCCCGAGATGGCGGCGATGTACGAGGCGAGTGGTCAGCAGtggcaggcggtgctgcctccgGTGACTTACTGGCAGGCGCATTGCTATGCTCTGATGAAGGCGTACCCGTGCCGCCATTATCAGCAGATTGTCGCAACTGTCGAGCACAACTACGCTGCGTACTACGGCGAATTCCCGATGGCGAACCCGTACTGCGATGGCGAGGACCTCAACACAATTCAGGTGGTGAGGTGGTTGTGCGAGGCGTTCAACGCGGGGGTGGCGATGTCGCGGATGGCATCGGCCAGATCATTGGTTGCTTCCGACGAGGGGCAGACCGTGTTTCCAGCGATGGGGAACGGCGATGCGGAGAAAGATGCCACGATCATGGGCAACACAACAGATGGCAGGTCGAGCTGA